One window from the genome of Schistocerca piceifrons isolate TAMUIC-IGC-003096 chromosome 1, iqSchPice1.1, whole genome shotgun sequence encodes:
- the LOC124777278 gene encoding uncharacterized protein LOC124777278 has product MAHQQTVPAEETSRVSCNFGQLYFARSRVMLRLVTELTIGRYYKRINQEAKWTQEELCKSLDAIKSGRKIGGVSRAFGIHETIPRTRMKAKNTEGPKLRSNPTFSTEQENEIRDHVITMAKLFYSITCIQLRKIAFEYAEANNIANNFDKSSRLAGKDWLALFLKRNPSISMRKPKATSINRIQTFNEEEVNAYFKNLENVFEKYKFIEGQVFNVDETGINTVQKPERILAPKGVKQIGGATSWESGKNVTVICCFSAAGSYIPPTFIFPRKRMSNLLSKGGPVGAMYGCSVNGWSNESLFFELIQHIQNNVKSTIDDPVLLILDNHSSHVSIDIFEFCKKHSIFTVTIPPHNSHKLQPLDVTSFSS; this is encoded by the exons ATGGCGCATCAGCAAACAGTTCCTGCGGAAGAAACATCT cgtgtctcatgtaattttggtcagctgtattttgcaag GTCTCgagttatgcttaggttagtcaCCGAACTTACG attggtagatattataaaagaataaaccaggaagcaaaatggacacaagaggaactttgtaagtctcttgatgccatcaaatctggaagaaaaatagGAGGAGTATCAAGAGCTTTTGGGATTCATGAAACTATTCCGCGAACGAGAATGAAGGCTAAAAATACTGAGGGTCCAAAACTTAGAAGTaacccaacattttcgacagaacaggaaaatgagattagggatcatgttattacaatggccaagctgttctatagcattacatgcatccagctgcgaaagattgcatttgagtatgcagaggctaacaacattgcaaacaattttgataagtcatctaggttagctggaaaggattggctagctctatttttaaaaagaaacccaagtattagcatgagaaaacctaaggcaactagcattaacagaatacagacatttaatgaagaagaggttaatgcatattttaaaaatttagaaaatgtctttgaaaaatataaatttatagaGGGGCAAGTGTTCAACGTCGATGAAACgggcataaatactgtacaaaagcccgagagaattttggctcctaaaggtgttaaacaaataggtggggccacgtcttgggaaagtgggaaaaacgtgactgtgatatgttgtttcagtgctgCTGGTTCCTACATCCCCCCTACGTTTATCTTCCCCAGGAAGAGGATGTCAAATCTCTTAAGTAAAGGTGGACCAGTTGGAGCAATGTATGGTTGTTCCGTTAATGGCTGGTCCAATGAgtcattatttttcgaattgaTCCAACATATTCAGAACAATGTAAAATCAACTATTGATGACCCTGTGCTGCTGATTTTAGATAATCACAGCAGCCACGTTTCAattgatatttttgaattttgtaaaaaacatTCTATTTTCACGGTAACCATACCTCCACACAATTCTCACAAGCTTCAACCGCTAGATGTTACATCCTTTTCTTCTTAG